The window ATTTTTATCAAAACTAATTATAATCTCATTAATTATTTTCTATATATCTATACTAAGTAATAAAGAATATTATCCAAAAAAAATAAAATTAACTCAAAAAAATATATTCACCATTATATTAATATTTATCATAGGTTCAACAACAATGTTATTATTTAGAGATAATTTATCTTTACTGTTGTTAGGAACTCTATTTATAACTTTAGGTAATTTTGGTGTTTTGTGGAAAAAATTTATTGAAATAAAATAATTTTAGGGGTCTGAATTTTTTAGTTCTCGAATAATTGTTGTATGGCTGATTTTGAGTGAAATCCACGTGATAATATCAAGATTAGTACTAATCAGCCCAATTTGGGATTGAAATAATCAAATAAAGGTAAAATTGGTGTGTATCTTATAGGTACTAATCTTGCAAAAACTGTTAAAACAGGTTATTATATGTTTTAGATGAACTTTAATAGATCTACGCCCTTCAAATGTAGATAGACTAATTAATATTATAAAAAAATTAATTGATGATGGAAATCCAGAATTATTATGATAAGATTGTTGATATGAATCTATATAGGGAATTAATGATGAAAAATTGTTGAAAAGAAGTTTTAGAAGACACAATAGCTAATAAAAATATTAAAACTGGATTATACTTAAAAGATATCAAATTTTAAAAAATAAATGTGGATTTAATTTAAATTTAATCCACCAATTTGTATTTTACTTTCTAAATTAATTTTATTATCAGATGTTTTATTTCCAATATACTCTGTATAATTAGCATTTTCTTTTAAGGTATAAGAAGGTCCAAACACTCCACCTAATCTTGTATGAGATTTTAAATCGAGGTTTTGTTCGTTTGGAATTATATTCATGCCTCCAATAACAATATCTGAAGTTATTTCGATTTTATTATTTGGGTTTCCAACAATATTTGCTCCACCAGTATTTATATTTGAATTAATTTTATTTACAACACCATTATCAAGTACAAAATCAGCTCCACCAAGTATAATTTTTGAATTAAAGATCTTTACATTTGCATTTGTAAAATTAACATCTAATCCTCCAAGGGCTATATCTGAATTAATATTATAAATGTATTTATCACTTAATTCAATATTAGTGTCTGATTTATTAGCATCAATATCAACATTTAATGTGCTTCCATTTTGAGTGTAGTTTACTTTTGCAGGATTATCAGAGTCACTTGTAATATTGTAAACATTACTGTTGTTTGTGAAATTGATTTTAACCCCACCAACTTCCTGTTTAATGTTTAAATTTACAATTTTCACTCCACTAATATTAGTCAAAGTGTTTTCTGTTAAATTTAATTGCTCGTTATTATTTTGACTTTTATTATTATCATTAACTGCACCTATAGTTACAGCACAAATTGAAAAGATTAATCCAATTATTATAATTATTCCTAGAATTTCATATTTGTTCATAAAAATAACCCCATTAAAATAATTACAACTAAAATCAACAATCCATAAGCTGAAAGGAATGATTTACCATATCCAAATTTAAATACACTATTTACCGCACTAATTGTTACAATCATTTTCCATATACCTACAAGAAATACTAAAGGTATAATTATCCATTTACCTGTAAGTACAGTAATTCCAGTACCAATAATTATCAATATATTCAAGGTATCTTCATAACACATTAAATTATATAATTGCCCAAATTCACCATCTACCTTAAATAGCATTGCAAAAATATAAGTTAAAAAACAATGTATTAATTTAGAAATAAGAGACCCAATTATTGAAGCAATTACAATAAATACAGTTATAAATGCACTTTTTGTTAGAATTCCTATAACTAGTCCTAAAATTGCCATATAAACTACTAATGAAAGAATGCCACCATAATCAGGATTTTCTATTTTTTCATTAAATAATTTATCTGGAATTATGAAAACTTTAGCGCTATTTGTGAAAAAATTTATTATTTTAGTTTTCATAAACCTATATATAATGTTTTATAACTTAAATATTTATTGGCTGATATTCATTCCTAGAAACTTATTATTAGATGGTATTGGATACCCCATAGTCAAATAACCTAAAAATTATTTTTTCATCTTTATTTTTAAGTATTCTTGTTAGATTGTTTTCTACATGATTTTTGTTAGATTTGTTGCTAATATTTCTGGTTCATATCTTGTTTCAACAATTTTTGCTGTTAAAATATCCTGAAATTAACATCTAAAAGCATGGACCCTCTTGTGCGAATTTTTATTTTAACAAGTTTATATCGCCAACAAGTTATTCCTATCTCAAATAAATTCATTCTATTCAATTGCATATTTTTCTGATATAAAACCATCAAATAGACTGAAAAAAATATTAAATAAATAACAATGGATTAAAGCAAAATAAACCAAAATGTATTTGTCAATTTGTTAGTTGATGAATAAATTTTTTTATTATTTTACTTAATTTTTGATAAAAAATTGAGTTTTGAAAATTTTTTTTACATAAATGAAAATGTTTTATAAGGTATATATATATTATGTTATCCTTTTTTTCTATGTTTAATGTAGTGTTAGAAATTATAATTCCATGATCAGAATCATATTTATTTATCGCATTTATTATCTGTCTTTTGGTTTTATTACCATGACCTACCTCAATAGGTATTGGATTTTCAAACTCTTTTTTAATTAAAAAATCAACTCCACCTTTTAATGAATCAAAAAAGACATCGAAATCAAAATGATTCTCATTATTTTTTAAATTGAATAATCCCGATGCTACCAAATTTTCTAATAAAATTCCGTCATATTCATCCTGATTCATTGGTGAAAATCCCCAATTCTTATTTATAGCATGTCTTAAACTAGGTGTTGCAAAATAATATTGCCATGATTTTTTTACTCTTGCATTAGGTCCGGAGTAGGGTTCATAATGAAATATCAAATGTGTTTTTTCAAGCAGTTCTAAAATAGTATTTACTGTACTTGATGATGATTTTATTAAATTTGACAATGTATTTTGAGAAATTTCACCAGGAACCTTTTGTGCTAAAAATTTTAATAAACGATAAGCATAATTCTCACTATTTTGATTAATATTTTGAATTGTTTTTAAATCTTTTTCAATGATACTATCTATTGAATAAAATAGTTTCTTTTGGATAGTTCTATAATTATTATCATTCATCACAGTTTACTTTGATCATATATTATTTTTCCAGTTAGAGACCAATTTTTATCAAATGTGATTCATCTATCAATAAGAAAATTTCCTTATTTAATGTCATTAGGTTATTTTGATGAATTTCAGTTATAAATTGGTTTATTGTTTCGAATATGTCGCATTGAGTTAATTTGTTTAATGTTTCACATGAAAAGTATAATATTTGATTTGCAGGAATTTATTTTTCTTTTAAAAGATATTCATATATTTGATATAAAATCGTCGTTTTGCCCACGCCTCTTAATCCAGGCAATACAAAATATCGATTTATATTATCTCCATTTAAAAAATCATCAATATGCTCTTTAATAATATGAAAGTCAGTCCTATGATTAAATTTTTTGTTTTTATAAGATAATTCCTCATTTAATATTGTAGGTAAGTCATTAATTTTACAAAAGATTTTATTAATTATGAAAATTGCAATGAATTAATAGATAGTGATTGTGGTTTAATTCCATCAGATTTTAAAGTAAAATCGATTGATGAAATTTCTAAAGAAACTGTTTGTGATAAAACGCCTTCAACAAAAAAAGAAGAGAGATGGAAGTACAACATTAAAATGAATTTTCAAAAATAAAACTTGCAATTCCACCTAAAAAAGCTATGGCTATGTTTCAATGATATAAAACCACTATTTGATGAAATAAGATCTAATCAACTTGAAATTATAAAATTTCAACAATAATAAAAAGAAGTTTTAAAAAAACAAATGAAAAATTAATGGATTTAAATTAAATTTAGTCCACCTGTTTGTATCTTGCTTTCTAAATTAATTATATTATAAGATGTTTTATTTCCAATACAATGAGTATAATTATTATTGATTTCAGAAAAATAAAAAAAGAGAGAATAAATAATTATTCTTCTTTATCCTCTTTAAATAGTTCAGCTATGCCTGCAACTGAACCCAAAACACCACTTGATTCAAATGGTAAAAATATTTTAGATGATTTTCCATCAGCTATTTTTTCTAATGATTCTAAATATTTAATAGCTATAAGACCATCATCAGGATTTCCCTCATGAATTGCAGCATATACTTTTTCAATAGCTATTGATTCACCTTCTGCTTTCAAAATTAAAGCTTGTTTATCTGCTTCAGCCATTTTTCTAATAGATTCAGCTTTACCTTCTGCTTCTAAAATAACTGCTTGTTTATCTCCTTCAGACTTTTTAATTTCAGATTGTTTGTAACCTTCAGCTTCAAGAATTGATGCTCTTTTCATTCTCTCAGCCTTCATTTGTTTACTCATTGCCTCTACTATGTCCTGTGGTGGTTCAATTTTTTGTATTTCTACACGAACTACTTTACTTCCCCACTTATCAGTAGCTTCATCCAATACTTCACGTAATTCTGCATTAATCATTTCACGAGAGGTTAATGTTTGATCAAGTTCCAAATCCCCAATTATATTTCTTAAATTTGTTTGTGCAAGTTTTGTAATTGCTTGGTAGAAGTTAACTACATTATAGGTTGCATTAAATGGATCTACAACTTCATAAAAGATCACACAATCAACAACAACCACGGTATTATCTTTTGTAATCACTTCTTGAGGAGGAACATCTACAACTTGTTCTCTTAAATCTACTCTTTCTAAATTTTCTAAAAATGGAATTAATACAACTACTCCACTTGAAACAGTTCTATTGTATTTTCCAAGTCTTTCAACAACTCCTTTTTCATATGGTCTTAAAATTTTAACATACTTTATAGCCATGAAAACTAAAAATATGATTATTATTATTGTCAATATCATTTAAAACATCTCTTATTTAACTATTAATTTAATGCTTTCTATTCCACATACCTTAACAGTATCTCCAACATTAACATTGTTTTTTGCATAAGCAGACCATTCTTCCCCACTTACTTTTACAATAATGTTTTCATCATCAATTTTGCGAATAACTTTAGCGTTTCTTCCAATTAGTCTTTCTGCAGTGGTTTTTTTATTGATTTCTGGTGTGACTTTAATTGCAAATTTTTTAGTATATACTAATAAAATTACTGATATTATTATAAAAGCTCCAAATTGAGTGGAAAAATCAAATTTGAAATAATTTAATATAGCTGCAACTGTTGAGCTTACACCAAACCATACTAAAATAAAACTACCTGTGAGTACTTCTAATAAAAAGAATGTAATAGCCAATATTATCCAAATAAAAATTTCCATTTTAATCACTTATTGATAGTTAATATATGATTATTAATTATATTATACTTAATTGTTTTTTAGGCACTTTCAAAAACTTATGTGATGGATTATTTTTTAAACCACACAAGTTTTTTAAAAAGAGCCATTTTTTAAACTATGTATGTGTGCATCAAATATGAAATTTATTCCATATCTAATAACCAATTTTATTTACAAAAAAGAAGCATTGATAATATTATGTACTTCATCAATATTATTAATATAAATAAGTGAAAAAATGATTAAATGGGTATTATAGTATTATTTTAAATCTTCCCCTATATTTCAATATTAATAATCATATGAAACTAGTCTTACAAGCATGAGAAGAACTATGATTTTTAATAAACATTATAATTTCTGAATTTTAAAAGAAAATGATTTAGCTCTTCATTAATTTGGTTTAAGCTAATAATTGGTTTATAATCTAAAAGAGCATTTAATAAGATAATAAGAGGAATTGCTTCACCTACCTTAATATTTGAAAGCTCAATGTTTTGATAAGATATTTTAAAATTACCATTTAAATGTACATCTATTTTAAGACCAGAGTTTATAAAGTTAAGTTCTTCTTTTTCAATTAGCTCTGATATTAACAATGTTCCCTCTTCAATATCACTAAATTCTACTTTTTCCTTATTTAAAAGAGGAGTTATAAAATCAAACTCGATATCATAATCATATTTAGAATAATTTTGTCTAAAATAACTATCTACCATTAAATAATTAATGTACAATTCATGATTATTAATTGAATACTTTTTATTATTTAAGATAAATTCCATAATTACACCAAAACACAATAATAACTATGACTTAATAAATATAAATATTTTAATTCATGAATTTTATATCATAAAATATAATATAAATAAAAAATAATGATTTAAATGATAGTAGGTGTTTTCATTGATAAGAAAAATACAAGTTTTATGGTATTTAAATAAAGAAGATTTTGAAAATTACTGTATCGATTTTAAGAAGTATGAATCTCATAAACTTGAAGGATATGAAATATGTGATGTTGATGAAGATTTAATCTATGATTTATGTGATATTAATCCCAATCAACTAGAGCCAATAGGTTATTTTAAAAATAAAAAAGAAATTGAAAATTACATAAGTGATTATATTACAAATAGCGAATTTGAATTAGAATTAAATTCACCAGAACTTAAAAATAAAATTAAAAAATCTATTGAAAAAATAAATTTTACCAATGAAGATTATTATATATGTATCGGCTCTGGAATTGGATGTAATGACAGTATAATAACAAATTGGTATGATTCACTTAAAAAAGAATATTCAAAAGCTTTAAAAGAAGACTTATGGGTTTTAAAAGTATGTAATTATGATCCATATAATTTAGCCTTAACTGGAAAAACATTAACTTATGTATTATCAGATATTTTAAATTTAAAAGAGTCTTATTTTGATAAATTAATTCCGAACAAAGGATCTATTAGTGTTGATGAATGGAATAATATTTTAGATAAAGTTTATAAAAAAAATAAGATATATTTAGGCCTTAATAGAGTGGTATAATAATTATGAATAAAGATATAATTGTTTATGATGCAGTTATCCAGGAATCAATTGAATTATGTAAAGTTAAACAAAATTATGTTATTACAAAAGATGAGCTATTAAAAGAAGCTTTTGATGAAATTACAAAGCTATTAAGTGATGATGAATTAATTAGCTATTATAATAAATACTTATCAAAATTAAGTAATTGGGATGTAAAATATAATTTAATTTTTTATGACTTTATATTAGATAAAAAAACAGATCACCTCAAAAAATTAGGAAAACCAGCGGAAATTTTACATGAATGTGATCGTGTTTGTGAATCAATAAGTCAGAAAGATTTAGATGAATATGAAAATTATAATCAAGATAATTCGAGAATTGAAAGGTTTCTACCATTTTCATATAAATATTATGATTTTACTGGATTATATGACATATTAGCTATACCAACACAAATAATTGCTTTAAAATCAAAAATTTTTAACAAATATTTAGATAAAAAAAATATGGACACTAATAGAACTAGACAGGATTGATGAATCTATTAAATCTGCATCTAAAGATTTCAATAAACAACTTATACTAGCCATTTCATATAAACGATTTAAAGTTGCACTAAAAATAACTGATAGACAACTCAAAAAAGCATATTCATCAAAAGATATGAGATATGTATTGTATGTAATTGCTAAAAAAGCAAGCATATTATATGATTTAGGAGAATATGATGAATTAATCAAAAATTTTATGATAAAGAAAAATCCAGATTTGACCAACCAAATATTTTAGAATTTGAAAAAATATGCATGTTGCTAAAAATAAATAGAAAAAAAGAAGCTCAAAGACTATTTGAAATATTTAATGAAATATATGATGGAAAAGCAAAGCTTTTTGTTAATTTTAGCATATATAATTTATCTACACTACCTATAGATGACTTTTTATAAAATTTAACCTCAAAAACTTCTTAGAATTTCTTAATTTAAATTCAATTTTATCAATAA of the Methanobrevibacter oralis genome contains:
- a CDS encoding SPFH domain-containing protein translates to MILTIIIIIFLVFMAIKYVKILRPYEKGVVERLGKYNRTVSSGVVVLIPFLENLERVDLREQVVDVPPQEVITKDNTVVVVDCVIFYEVVDPFNATYNVVNFYQAITKLAQTNLRNIIGDLELDQTLTSREMINAELREVLDEATDKWGSKVVRVEIQKIEPPQDIVEAMSKQMKAERMKRASILEAEGYKQSEIKKSEGDKQAVILEAEGKAESIRKMAEADKQALILKAEGESIAIEKVYAAIHEGNPDDGLIAIKYLESLEKIADGKSSKIFLPFESSGVLGSVAGIAELFKEDKEE
- a CDS encoding YIP1 family protein; this translates as MKTKIINFFTNSAKVFIIPDKLFNEKIENPDYGGILSLVVYMAILGLVIGILTKSAFITVFIVIASIIGSLISKLIHCFLTYIFAMLFKVDGEFGQLYNLMCYEDTLNILIIIGTGITVLTGKWIIIPLVFLVGIWKMIVTISAVNSVFKFGYGKSFLSAYGLLILVVIILMGLFL
- a CDS encoding DUF4143 domain-containing protein; this translates as MNDNNYRTIQKKLFYSIDSIIEKDLKTIQNINQNSENYAYRLLKFLAQKVPGEISQNTLSNLIKSSSSTVNTILELLEKTHLIFHYEPYSGPNARVKKSWQYYFATPSLRHAINKNWGFSPMNQDEYDGILLENLVASGLFNLKNNENHFDFDVFFDSLKGGVDFLIKKEFENPIPIEVGHGNKTKRQIINAINKYDSDHGIIISNTTLNIEKKDNIIYIYLIKHFHLCKKNFQNSIFYQKLSKIIKKFIHQLTN
- a CDS encoding NfeD family protein produces the protein MEIFIWIILAITFFLLEVLTGSFILVWFGVSSTVAAILNYFKFDFSTQFGAFIIISVILLVYTKKFAIKVTPEINKKTTAERLIGRNAKVIRKIDDENIIVKVSGEEWSAYAKNNVNVGDTVKVCGIESIKLIVK